From Pan troglodytes isolate AG18354 chromosome 9, NHGRI_mPanTro3-v2.0_pri, whole genome shotgun sequence, the proteins below share one genomic window:
- the OR51I2 gene encoding olfactory receptor 51I2, whose protein sequence is MGLFNVTHPAFFLLTGIPGLESSHSWLSGPLCVMYAVALGGNTVILQAVRVEPSLHEPMYYFLSMLSFSDVAISMATLPTVLRTFCLNARNITFDACLIQMFLIHFFSMMESGILLAMSFDRYVAICDPLRYATVLTTEVIAAMGLGAAARSFITLLPLPFLIKRLPICRSNVLSHSYCLHPDMMRLACADISINSIYGLFVLVSTFGMDLFFIFLSYVLILRSVMATASREERLKALNTCVSHILAVLAFYVPMIGVSTVHRFGKHVPCYIHVLMSNVYLFVPPVLNPLIYSAKTKEIRRAIFRVFHHIKI, encoded by the coding sequence ATGGGGTTGTTCAATGTCACTCACCCTGCATTCTTCCTCCTGACTGGTATCCCTGGTCTGGAGAGCTCTCACTCCTGGCTGTCAGGGCCCCTCTGCGTGATGTATGCTGTGGCCCTTGGGGGAAATACAGTGATCCTGCAGGCTGTGCGAGTGGAGCCCAGCCTCCATGAGCCCATGTACTACTTCCTGTCCATGTTGTCCTTCAGTGATGTGGCCATATCCATGGCCACACTGCCCACTGTACTCCGAACCTTCTGCCTCAATGCCCGCAACATCACTTTTGATGCCTGTCTAATTCAGATGTTTCTTATTCACTTCTTCTCCATGATGGAATCAGGTATTCTGCTGGCCATGAGTTTTGACCGCTATGTGGCCATTTGTGACCCCTTGCGCTATGCAACTGTGCTCACCACTGAAGTCATTGCTGCAATGGGTTTAGGTGCAGCTGCTCGAAGCTTCATCacccttctccctcttccctttcttATTAAGAGGCTGCCTATCTGCAGATCCAATGTTCTTTCTCACTCCTACTGCCTGCACCCAGACATGATGAGGCTTGCCTGTGCTGATATCAGTATCAACAGCATCTATGGACTCTTTGTTCTTGTATCCACCTTTGGCATGGACCTGTTTTTTATCTTCCTCTCCTATGTGCTCATTCTGCGTTCTGTCATGGCCACTGCTTCCCGTGAGGAACGCCTCAAAGCTCTCAACACATGTGTGTCACATATCCTGGCTGTACTTGCATTTTATGTGCCAATGATTGGGGTCTCCACAGTGCACCGCTTTGGGAAGCATGTCCCATGCTACATACATGTCCTCATGTCAAATGTGTACCTATTTGTGCCTCCTGTGCTCAACCCTCTCATTTATAGCGCCAAGACAAAGGAAATCCGCCGAGCCATTTTCCGCGTGTTTCACCACATCAAAATATGA
- the LOC466382 gene encoding olfactory receptor 51I2-like: MGGFGTNISSTTSFTLTGFPEMKGLEHWLAALLLLLYAISFLGNILILFIIKEEQSLHQPMYYFLSLLSVNDLGVSFSTLPTVLAAVCFHAPETTFDACLAQMFFIHFSSWTEFGILLVMSFDHYVTICNPLCYATVLTDVRVAHIGTSIVIRSFCMVFPLPFLLKRLPFCKASVVLAHSYCLRADLIRLPCGDTTINSMYGLFIVISAFGVDSLLILLSYVLILHSVLAIASRGERLKTLNTCVSHIYAVLIFYVPMVSVSMVHRFGRHAPEYVQKFMSLCTSNALPNYLFHQD, from the coding sequence ATGGGGGGCTTTGGGACTAACATCTCAAGTACTACCAGCTTCACTCTAACAGGCTTCCCTGAGATGAAGGGTCTGGAGCACTGGCTGGCTGCccttctgctgctgctttatgCTATTTCCTTCCTGGGCAACATCCTCATCCTCTTTATCATAAAGGAAGAGCAGAGCTTGCACCAGCCAATGTACTACTTCCTGTCTCTTTTGTCTGTTAATGACCTGGGTGTGTCCTTTTCTACATTGCCCACTGTACTGGCTGCTGTGTGTTTTCATGCCCCAGAGACAACTTTTGATGCCTGCCTGGCCCAGATGTTCTTCATCCACTTTTCCTCCTGGACAGAGTTTGGCATCCTACTGGTCATGAGTTTTGACCACTATGTGACCATCTGTAACCCGCTGTGCTATGCCACGGTGCTCACTGATGTCCGTGTGGCCCACATTGGCACATCCATTGTCATCCGCAGCTTCTGCATGGTATTCCCACTTCCCTTCCTCCTGAAGAGACTGCCTTTCTGTAAGGCCAGTGTGGTACTGGCCCATTCCTACTGCCTGCGTGCAGACCTGATTCGGCTGCCCTGTGGAGACACTACCATCAACAGCATGTATGGCCTGTTCATTGTCATCTCTGCCTTTGGTGTAGATTCACTGCTCATCCTCCTCTCCTATGTGCTCATTCTACATTCTGTGCTGGCCATTGCCTCCAGGGGTGAGAGGCTTAAGACACTCAACACATGTGTGTCACATATCTATGCAGTGCTGATCTTCTATGTGCCTATGGTTAGTGTGTCCATGGTTCATCGATTTGGGAGGCATGCTCCTGAATATGTGCAAAAGTTCATGTCTCTTTGTACCTCCAATGCTCTACCCAATTATCTATTCCATCAAGACTAA